From one Coregonus clupeaformis isolate EN_2021a unplaced genomic scaffold, ASM2061545v1 scaf0377, whole genome shotgun sequence genomic stretch:
- the LOC121563381 gene encoding vitelline membrane outer layer protein 1 — MRLTSVNMTTPLFIALSVLAVLALGSCLPIFPEEQPYVERAGIQYNARPYTSFLTVPNGEQFGNWTWPEMCPDKFFAVGFMLRVESEQYGLDDTALNGIRLICAKGEDRSFLYTIESHTGFYGDWSDPQYCPRGVLTSFQLRVEPHQGLFGDDTAANNIRFRCSSNPTLTGAGLDYGEYSLWSQDCGDGGICGIETKMEEYQNGLDDSSLNDVRFHCCAKLQQ, encoded by the exons ATGAGACTGACTTCTGTCAACATGACTACCCCTCTGTTCATCGCGCTGTCTGTCCTGGCTGTGCTGGCCCTTGGGTCATGTCTACCTATCTTTCCTGAGGAGCAGCCCTATGTGGAGCGTGCTGGTATCCAATACAACGCTAGGCCTTACACCTCCTTCCTCACTGTGCCCAATGGAGAGCAGTTTGGGAACTGGACCTGGCCCGAGATGTGTCCCGACAAGTTCTTCGCTGTTGGGTTCATGCTCCGG GTGGAGTCCGAACAGTACGGTCTGGACGACACTGCCCTGAATGGCATTCGCTTGATCTGCGCTAAAGGCGAAGATAGGAGCTTCTTGTACACAATTGAGTCTCACACTGGATT cTATGGTGACTGGTCGGACCCACAGTATTGCCCCAGGGGTGTGCTGACTTCCTTCCAGCTGCGTGTGGAGCCCCACCAGGGTCTGTTCGGTGACGACACAGCCGCCAACAACATCAGGTTCCGCTGCAGCAGCAACCCCACCCTCACAGGCGCCGGCCTGGACTACGGTGAGTACAGCCTCTGGAGCCAGGATTGTGGCGACGGAGGAATCTGTGGCATCGAGACTAAGATGGAGGAATACCAGAACGGTCTGGATGACTCCTCTCTCAATGACGTGCGCTTCCACTGTTGCGCCAAACTCCAGCAG TAA